One bacterium genomic window carries:
- a CDS encoding DUF6132 family protein, whose product MGLKIILGILIGGGIGFAVGYFGHCSSGTCPLTSNPWVSTFLGMAIGAAIGFNLGK is encoded by the coding sequence ATGGGTTTAAAGATTATCTTAGGAATACTAATTGGTGGAGGAATAGGGTTTGCAGTGGGCTATTTTGGCCATTGCTCCAGTGGAACTTGCCCGTTGACCAGTAATCCGTGGGTAAGCACCTTTTTGGGAATGGCAATTGGTGCAGCTATAGGGTTTAATCTTGGGAAATAG